The region GAATGCTGGCCAGATCAGCGTCGGACAGCTGCGCCTCGGTAAAGCGGGGCATGGCTGGTCCCAGTTCACGGTCCGGGGCTTTGCCCTCTCGCACGGCTGCGGTGAACTGCGCCAGGGTCCACTTGTTCGCTTCGTCGGTCATGGCTGGTCCGATGCCGCCCTGGCCGTTCTGGCCGTGGCAGCCTCCACAGCTGGCAGCAAACAGGGTCTGGCCGGCTCCTGCGTCGCCACTGGCCGCAGCTTCACTGGCGCCTTCAGCGCTGGTGCCACTGCTGTGCTCGGTGCCGATTTCCTGCACGCCGGTTCCTTCCGGACCCGCAGCCTCGCTGCCTTCAGGGGCTTCAACACTACGTTGCCGGGCGGGGTCGTCCTCCCCGGCATCCTCGGTGGCAATGTCCTGGTTGTCGTTGCTGGTTCTGGCTGCGCCCGTTCCAGTATTGCCAACCTCGCCGCCCTCAGGGCCCATGCCGGTGCTGTCGTCATCGCCGCCTGCGCCTTCACCGCCGGCCGTGGCACCGTCACCTTCGTCCTGGGGGGTGCCGGTCGTGCCCTCGCCTTCGCCCCCGGGTGACTCCATGCCCGAGACAGCCTCGCTGCCGCCCTCTTTCTCCTGGCCACCAGCCTGATTGCCTTCAGCAGCAGCCATTGTCTGCGCAGGACGCATCATGAGGGGCGTGGCGATCAGCAGGGTAATGCCCAGAATGACGCCCAGTGTGACGCCCAGCATCCAGGACACCACGCTGCCCGCCACCCAATGAGAGTTCCGCGTTCTGTTCATAGAGAACAGCATACGCCCGGACCCCTGGGACGTTGGACTCAGCGTCTCTTCACACCGGGCTTGCTACAGCAGCGGTTCAGGAGATCCCGGCGCGGCCTCCGGGGGCCACCACTGCAGCCGTCCCAGATCACAGCGCCCAGCATCGTCAAAAGTCACCCCTTCAGCTTCCAGCAGCTTTTCCTGCATGTCACCGAATCCCAGCTTGTGCGTGCTCACGCGTCCCTGGGCATTGATCACACGCTGCCAGGGCAGGTCGCTGCCGCCCATCAGGGTGTTCATCACATACCCCGCCTGCCGGGCGGCGCCGGGCTGACCGGCCAGCAGCGCCAGCTGCCCGTAGGTCATCACGCGGCCCTCGGGAATCCGGGTCACCAGCGCCAGCACCCTTTCACGAAATGAGGGCTCCGGGGTGCTGGTCACTTCTCGGCGCCACCTGCACTGGGGCTCAGCACCTGCCGGCTGGCCGTGACGCCTGATATCAGGGCTTCACGGATGCCGTTGGCGACACCGAGAGCAACGCGGTCGAGGTAGTTTTCGTCCTGAAGATTCAGGCCGTCCACGGGATGACTGGTGTAGCCGATTTCGACCAGAGCCGCAGGAACGCGGCTGTTGCGCAGCACGCTCAGGGACAGGTTGTTCTTGAGCCCGCGCGAGAAGGCGCCGGTCTGCTCGACCATCGAGCGCTGCAGGATCGCCGCGAGGCTACTCGACAGCGGGTGGTTGGGGTTCCACCAGGTCTCGATGCCATAGCCACGCAGGGCTGTCTTGGCTTCCAGGGCGTTGACATGAATGCTGACAAACAGCTGGGTCCCCGGCTCACTGGCAGCGGCACGCATCTCCAGATCCGCGTTCTTGCTGCTGTGAAGTGCGCGGTCGGTGTCGCGGGTCATCACCACATCCACGCCGGCGGCACGCAACAGGTCGCGTACCCGCAGCGCGACTCCCAGGGTGATTTCCTTCTCGACCACCGTGCCGACTGCCCCGGGATCACGTCCACCATGACCCGGATCAAGCACCACACGCGGCTGAGCGTAACTGGCACTCAGGGCCAGGATGGCGGTGCCGCGCGTAACAGGCACAGGGGGCACCGCTCCCAGCACTTTCTCGCGGGCCGTCAGCGGGGTGAGGTTGGCCATTGCCGGCGCAATGTCAATCACCAGGCGCGAGCGGTCGTTGCCCGAAGGGGGCAACAGCTGGGCCCGCCACCCACTGCGTTCCGTGACCCGGGCAGCGGTGACCAGGGTCGCCTGCACTCCTCCACTGACCGGTTCAAAGCTCCAGGAGCGGAGTTCGGGGCTGACGTTCTCGGCAGCCTGGGCTCCGCCCGTGACACCGGTGAGCTCGACACGCAGGCTCAGGCCCGACGGCACGATGCGGTAACCGGCGCCCGGCGGAAGGTCCAGAACCACACGCGTCTGTCCAGGGTTCTTGCCGATACGCGGGGCAGTGAGCTGCGCACCAGCCTGTGGAGTTCCGGAAATACGCCCTTCAAGCACGCTGGGCACGTTGACGTCCGCACCCGGCAGGGCCGGAGCAGGTGGCAGGACCTTGACCTTGGCAACGGTATCGCCTGGAGGCAGCCCTTCCTTGACCGGAGCCTTGGCGGTCGAGGCCGGTGCCTGCGGAGCAGCAGGCGCAGGAGACACGCGCACATTGGCTTTGAGCGCTGCGCTGGCACCACCCTCGACCGTGGGGCCGAATTCCACGATCAGCACCCGGTTACCATTGGCCAGAGTGGCCTCCATAGCCTTCCAGCCATGGATAAAGGACAGCGGAAAGGGCGTGATCAGGGTGGCCTGACCGCCTCCAGCACGGTACTCACTGACACTGGCTCCCAGGCGGGCCGTAACGGCGGGGATAACCCGGGCGCCCTGAATGTCCAGCCGAAGCCCCGTGAAGGTGGGGGTCAGGCTGTAGGTGACGC is a window of Deinococcus deserti VCD115 DNA encoding:
- a CDS encoding N-acetylmuramoyl-L-alanine amidase translates to MKRIAIFLSSALLVAMASHGRAQSSDPFQRTAPVQTLPALRGTSPITSPLKLTGTQNAAFGTPRASSDGSNTRVVFDLQPGVTYSLTPTFTGLRLDIQGARVIPAVTARLGASVSEYRAGGGQATLITPFPLSFIHGWKAMEATLANGNRVLIVEFGPTVEGGASAALKANVRVSPAPAAPQAPASTAKAPVKEGLPPGDTVAKVKVLPPAPALPGADVNVPSVLEGRISGTPQAGAQLTAPRIGKNPGQTRVVLDLPPGAGYRIVPSGLSLRVELTGVTGGAQAAENVSPELRSWSFEPVSGGVQATLVTAARVTERSGWRAQLLPPSGNDRSRLVIDIAPAMANLTPLTAREKVLGAVPPVPVTRGTAILALSASYAQPRVVLDPGHGGRDPGAVGTVVEKEITLGVALRVRDLLRAAGVDVVMTRDTDRALHSSKNADLEMRAAASEPGTQLFVSIHVNALEAKTALRGYGIETWWNPNHPLSSSLAAILQRSMVEQTGAFSRGLKNNLSLSVLRNSRVPAALVEIGYTSHPVDGLNLQDENYLDRVALGVANGIREALISGVTASRQVLSPSAGGAEK
- a CDS encoding c-type cytochrome, giving the protein MNRTRNSHWVAGSVVSWMLGVTLGVILGITLLIATPLMMRPAQTMAAAEGNQAGGQEKEGGSEAVSGMESPGGEGEGTTGTPQDEGDGATAGGEGAGGDDDSTGMGPEGGEVGNTGTGAARTSNDNQDIATEDAGEDDPARQRSVEAPEGSEAAGPEGTGVQEIGTEHSSGTSAEGASEAAASGDAGAGQTLFAASCGGCHGQNGQGGIGPAMTDEANKWTLAQFTAAVREGKAPDRELGPAMPRFTEAQLSDADLASIHAYVTSLN
- a CDS encoding MGMT family protein, which gives rise to MTSTPEPSFRERVLALVTRIPEGRVMTYGQLALLAGQPGAARQAGYVMNTLMGGSDLPWQRVINAQGRVSTHKLGFGDMQEKLLEAEGVTFDDAGRCDLGRLQWWPPEAAPGSPEPLL